In Citrus sinensis cultivar Valencia sweet orange chromosome 2, DVS_A1.0, whole genome shotgun sequence, a single genomic region encodes these proteins:
- the LOC102625777 gene encoding ABC transporter C family member 12 isoform X1, with amino-acid sequence MASGPLDWYCRPVANGTWAKTVDSTFGAYTTCAVDSLVISISHSVLLGLCIFRIWLMNKNSKARRYRLSSNCYNYMLGLLACYCTAEPLLRLVMGISIFNLDGETSFAPFEMVSLIIEALAWCSMLIMICLETKFYIREFRWYVRFGVIYVLVGDAVILNLIIPMRDYYSRITLYLYISMVFCQALFGILILVYIPNLDPYPGYTIMQPEFVDNAEYEALPGGEHVCPERNAGILSRTYFGWMTPLLQLGYKKPITEKDVWKLDTWDQTEILIEKFHRCWIEESQRSKPWLLRALNNSFGGRFWLGGLFKIGNDLSQFVGPVLLNHLLQSMQRGDPAWIGYIYAFLIFVGVSFGVLTEAQYFQNVWRVGFRLRSTLVAAIFRKTLRLTHEARKDFPSGKVTNMITTDANALQQISQQLHGLWSAPFRITLSMVLLYQQLGVASLLGSLMLVLMVPLQTFIISKMRKLTKEGLQWTDRRVSLTNEILAAMDTVKCYAWEKSFQSRVQSIRDDELSWFRKAQFLSAFNSFILNSIPVVVTVVSFGTFTLLGGDLTPARAFTSLSLFAVLRFPLNMLPNLLSQVVNANVSLQRLEELLLAEERILMPNSPLEPELPAVSIKNGNFSWDSKSPTLSNINLDIPVGSLVAIVGGTGEGKTSLVSAMLGELPPLKDASVVIRGTVAYVPQISWIFNATLRKNILFGSEFDPAKYWKTIDVSALQHDLDLLPDRDLTEIGERGVNISGGQKQRVSMARAVYSNSDVYIFDDPLSALDAHVGRQVFNSCIKEELRGKTRILVTNQLHFLPHVDRIILVSEGMIKEEGTFEELSKHGRLFQKLMENAGKMEEMEEREEKDDSINSNQEVSKPVANQVVQVNEFPKNESYTKKGKRGRSVLVKQEERETGIVSGSVLTRYKNALGGLWVIMILFACYLSTEVLRISSSTWLSFWTDQSTSKNYNPGFYIAIYTILAFGQVTVTLLNSYWLIISSLRAAKRLHDSMLNSILRAPMLFFHTNPIGRVINRFSRDLGDIDRNVASFVNMFMNQLWQLLSTFVLIGIVSTISLWAIMPLLILFYAAYLYYQSTAREVKRLDSITRSPVYAQFGEALNGLSTIRAFKAYDRMAKINGKSMDNNIRFTLANTSSNRWLTIRLETLGGIMIWLIATFAVMQNGRAENQVAFASTMGLLLSYTLNITNLLSGVLRQASRAENSLNAVERVGTYIDLPSEAPGMVESNRPPPAWPSSGSIKFEDVVLRYRPELPPVLHGLSFTVSPSEKVGIVGRTGAGKSSMLNALFRIVELERGKISIDGCDVSKFGLTDLRKVLSIIPQSPVLFSGTVRFNLDPFNEHTDADLWEALERAHLKDVIRKNSFGLAAEVSEGGENFSVGQRQLLSLARALLRRSKILVLDEATAAVDVRTDALIQRTIREEFKSCSMLIIAHRLNTIIDCDRILVLDAGQVLEHDTPEALLLREDSAFSRMVQSTGPANAQYLRSLVFEGKENKSGREETKRQDNQRRWLASSHWAAAAQFALAASLTSSQNELQRLDIDNNDNIIGKTKDAVITLQGVLEGKHNKDIDDTLDQYQVPRDRWWSALYRVIEGLAAMGRLGQRSLQQSGCDFEESSLDWEHVES; translated from the exons ATGGCTTCTGGGCCATTGGATTGGTATTGTCGGCCAGTGGCGAATGGGACTTGGGCAAAAACAGTGGATAGTACTTTCGGTGCATACACAACCTGTGCAGTTGACTCCCTAGTGATTTCCATTTCTCATTCGGTTCTTTTGGGGCTATGCATTTTCCGGATATGGCTTAtgaacaaaaattcaaaagcacGAAGGTATCGTTTGAGTTCGAATTGCTACAATTACATGCTGGGATTGTTGGCGTGTTATTGTACGGCTGAGCCTCTATTGAGATTGGTGATGGGTATCTCTATATTCAActtggatggagagaccagcTTTGCTCCCTTTGAG ATGGTTTCTTTGATCATTGAAGCTCTTGCTTGGTGCTCAATGCTTATAATGATTTGTctggaaacaaaattttacatcCGTGAGTTTAGGTGGTATGTGCGGTTTGGAGTTATTTATGTTTTGGTGGGGGATGCTGTGATTCTAAATCTCATTATTCCAATGAGGGATTACTACAGTAG AATCACGCTCTATTTGTATATCAGCATGGTTTTTTGCCAG GCTTTATTTGGGATTCTTATTTTGGTTTACATTCCTAATTTGGATCCTTATCCGGGTTACACCATAATGCAACCCGAGTTTGTTGACAATGCTGAATATGAAGCACTTCCAGGAGGAGAGCACGTCTGTCCTGAGAGGAATGCCGGCATACTTTCGA GGACATATTTCGGTTGGATGACTCCGCTCCTGCAGCTAGGTTATAAAAAACCTATTACTGAAAAGGATGTTTGGAAGTTAGACACGTGGGACCAGACAGAGATTCTAATTGAAAA GTTCCACAGATGTTGGATTGAAGAATCTCAGAGATCCAAGCCATGGCTTTTAAGAGCATTGAATAATAGCTTTGGTGGAAG ATTTTGGTTGGGAGGCCTTTTCAAG ATTGGAAATGATCTTTCTCAGTTTGTGGGCCCTGTTTTGTTGAATCATCTCTTACAG TCAATGCAACGAGGCGATCCTGCCTGGATTGGTTACATCTAtgcattcttaatttttgttggGGTG TCATTTGGCGTGCTAACCGAAGCCCAGTATTTTCAGAATGTTTGGCGTGTTGGTTTCCGGCTGAGGTCAACTTTG GTGGCTGCTATATTTCGTAAAACTTTAAGACTAACCCATGAGGCTCGCAAGGATTTCCCATCTGGGAAAGTAACGAATATGATCACGACAGATGCGAATGCACTTCAG CAAATAAGCCAACAACTTCATGGTTTATGGTCAGCTCCATTCCGCATCACACTGTCTATGGTTCTTCTATACCAGCAATTGGGTGTTGCTTCGCTTTTAGGGTCACTAATGCTAGTGCTTATGGTTCCGCTACAG ACATTTATTATTAGCAAAATGAGGAAATTAACAAAGGAAGGACTGCAATGGACTGACAGAAGAGTCAGTCTCACAAATGAAATTTTGGCTGCCATGGACACTGTGAA ATGTTATGCATGGGAGAAGAGCTTCCAATCTAGAGTCCAAAGTATACGGGATGATGAGCTGTCATGGTTTCGCAAAGCACAATTCTTATCTGCT TTCAACAGTTTTATACTGAACAGCATCCCAGTTGTTGTGACGGTCGTTTCATTTGGAACATTCACTTTGCTGGGAGGGGATTTGACGCCAGCAAGGGCATTTACttcactctctctctttgcAGTGCTACGATTTCCTTTAAATATGCTTCCTAATTTATTAAGTCAG GTTGTAAATGCAAATGTATCGTTACAACGTCTTGAGGAACTACTTTTGGCTGAAGAGAGAATTTTGATGCCTAATTCACCACTTGAACCAGAGCTCCCAGCTGTCTCGATCAAAAATGGAAACTTTTCTTGGGATTCAAAG AGCCCTACgttatcaaatatcaatttggACATACCAGTTGGCAGCTTAGTTGCAATTGTTGGTGGAACTGGAGAAGGAAAGACATCACTTGTATCAGCAATGCTTGGCGAGTTGCCTCCTTTGAAAGATGCAAGCGTTGTTATCAGAGGGACTGTTGCCTATGTTCCCCAAATTTCATGGATTTTTAATGCTACA ttacgtaaaaatatattgtttggTTCTGAATTTGACCCTGCAAAATATTGGAAGACTATTGATGTCTCTGCATTACAGCATGATCTCGACTTACTTCCT GATCGTGATCTCACAGAGATTGGGGAAAGAGGGGTGAATATCAGTGGTGGGCAAAAGCAGAGAGTTTCTATGGCTAGGGCTGTCTATTCCAATTCAGACGTCTACATATTTGATGACCCTTTAAGTGCTCTAGATGCTCATGTTGGACGCCAG GTCTTCAACAGCTGTATCAAGGAAGAGTTGCGTGGGAAAACAAGGATCCTTGTTACAAACCAACTGCATTTTCTTCCTCATGTGGACAGAATTATTCTGGTTTCTGAAGGTATGATTAAAGAGGAGGGAACCTTTGAGGAGCTCTCGAAACATGGCAGGCTATTCCAGAAACTCATGGAAAATGCGgggaaaatggaagaaatgGAAGAACGGGAAGAAAAGGATGACAGCATAAACTCTAACCAGGAAGTCTCCAAACCAGTTGCTAATCAGGTGGTCCAGGTGAATGAATTTCCGAAAAATGAAAGCTACACCAAGAAAGGGAAAAGAGGGAGATCCGTGCTTGTCAAGCAAGAAGAAAGGGAAACAGGAATTGTCAGTGGGAGTGTTTTGACAAG GTACAAAAATGCATTAGGAGGTCTATGGGTAATTATGATACTTTTtgcatgctatttgtcaactGAAGTTCTTCGAATTTCAAGTAGCACTTGGTTAAGTTTCTGGACAGATCAAAGCACTTCAAAGAATTATAATCCTGGATTCTACATTGCCATCTACACAATTTTGGCTTTTGGTCAG GTGACTGTGACACTGCTGAACTCTTATTGGTTGATCATTTCAAGTCTTCGTGCAGCCAAAAGATTGCATGATTCCAtgctaaattcgattttaagAGCTCCAATGCTATTCTTCCACACTAATCCAATTGGACGCGTAATCAATAGGTTCTCAAGGGATCTAGGTGATATAGATCGCAATGTTGCTAGTTTTGTCAATATGTTTATGAACCAACTGTGGCAGCTCCTTTCAACTTTTGTTCTGATAGGCATTGTGAGCACTATATCACTATGGGCCATAATGCCACTTCTTATCTTGTTTTATGCCGCTTATCTATATTACCag AGTACAGCTCGCGAAGTGAAACGCTTAGACTCCATTACCAGATCCCCTGTTTATGCTCAATTTGGAGAAGCACTAAATGGTTTGTCAACCATTCGTGCATTCAAAGCATATGATAGGATGGCCAAAATCAATGGAAAGTCGATGGATAATAACATCAGATTTACCCTTGCAAATACTAGTTCAAATCGTTGGCTCACCATCCGGTTGGAAACACTAGGAGGCATCATGATTTGGTTGATAGCAACTTTTGCAGTCATGCAGAATGGAAGAGCAGAAAATCAGGTCGCATTTGCATCTACGATGGGTTTACTTCTCAGTTATACTTTGAACATCACCAATCTGTTGAGTGGCGTATTGAGACAAGCAAGCAGGGCTGAGAATAGTTTAAATGCCGTTGAGCGTGTTGGAACATATATAGATCTTCCTTCTGAAGCTCCGGGCATGGTAGAGAGTAATCGCCCCCCACCTGCTTGGCCTTCATCAGGATCAATAAAGTTTGAGGACGTCGTCCTACGCTATAGGCCTGAACTTCCTCCAGTCTTGCATGGGTTATCATTCACAGTTTCACCAAGTGAGAAAGTGGGAATAGTTGGAAGAACTGGTGCCGGAAAATCTAGCATGCTTAATGCTTTATTTCGAATTGTAGAACTGGAAAGGGGGAAAATATCCATTGATGGTTGTGATGTCTCTAAGTTTGGGTTAACTGATTTGCGAAAAGTTCTTAGTATCATACCACAATCACCAGTTCTTTTCTCTG GAACTGTGAGGTTCAATCTTGATCCGTTTAATGAGCACACTGATGCTGATCTTTGGGAGGCTTTAGAGAGGGCACATCTGAAGGATGTCATCAGGAAGAATTCCTTTGGTCTGGCCGCTGAG GTCTCAGAGGGAGGCGAGAATTTCAGTGTTGGACAGAGACAACTGTTAAGTCTTGCTCGAGCACTGCTGCGAAGATCAAAGATTCTTGTTCTGGATGAAGCAACTGCAGCTGTTGATGTCAGGACAGATGCTCTTATCCAGAGAACCATACGTGAAGAATTCAAATCCTGCTCAATGCTAATTATTGCACACAGATTAAATACCATAATTGACTGTGATCGAATTCTTGTGCTTGATGCTGGGCAG GTTTTAGAACATGATACTCCAGAAGCACTACTATTGAGAGAGGACAGTGCATTCTCCAGGATGGTTCAGAGTACAGGGCCTGCAAATGCTCAGTACTTACGTAGCCTAGTTTTTGAAGGCAAAGAGAACAAGTCAGGCAGGGAAGAAACAAAGAGACAGGATAACCAGAGGAGATGGCTGGCCTCTTCCCACTGGGCTGCAGCTGCTCAGTTTGCTTTAGCTGCTAGTCTGACTTCTTCGCAAAATGAACTTCAAAGGCTGGATATTGAtaacaatgataatattatcggaaaaacaaaagatgcaGTCATAACACTGCAGGGAGTTTTGGAGGGGAAACACAATAAAGACATAGATGACACACTAGATCAGTACCAAGTTCCCAGGGATAGATGGTGGTCCGCTCTCTATAGAGTAATTGAAG GTCTTGCTGCGATGGGCAGATTGGGCCAGCGCAGTCTTCAACAATCGGGGTGCGATTTTGAAGAAAGCTCCTTAGATTGGGAGCATGTTGAAAGTTAG
- the LOC102625777 gene encoding ABC transporter C family member 12 isoform X2 — protein MASVLNVDKLSSTLRNSWSVEIGNDLSQFVGPVLLNHLLQSMQRGDPAWIGYIYAFLIFVGVSFGVLTEAQYFQNVWRVGFRLRSTLVAAIFRKTLRLTHEARKDFPSGKVTNMITTDANALQQISQQLHGLWSAPFRITLSMVLLYQQLGVASLLGSLMLVLMVPLQTFIISKMRKLTKEGLQWTDRRVSLTNEILAAMDTVKCYAWEKSFQSRVQSIRDDELSWFRKAQFLSAFNSFILNSIPVVVTVVSFGTFTLLGGDLTPARAFTSLSLFAVLRFPLNMLPNLLSQVVNANVSLQRLEELLLAEERILMPNSPLEPELPAVSIKNGNFSWDSKSPTLSNINLDIPVGSLVAIVGGTGEGKTSLVSAMLGELPPLKDASVVIRGTVAYVPQISWIFNATLRKNILFGSEFDPAKYWKTIDVSALQHDLDLLPDRDLTEIGERGVNISGGQKQRVSMARAVYSNSDVYIFDDPLSALDAHVGRQVFNSCIKEELRGKTRILVTNQLHFLPHVDRIILVSEGMIKEEGTFEELSKHGRLFQKLMENAGKMEEMEEREEKDDSINSNQEVSKPVANQVVQVNEFPKNESYTKKGKRGRSVLVKQEERETGIVSGSVLTRYKNALGGLWVIMILFACYLSTEVLRISSSTWLSFWTDQSTSKNYNPGFYIAIYTILAFGQVTVTLLNSYWLIISSLRAAKRLHDSMLNSILRAPMLFFHTNPIGRVINRFSRDLGDIDRNVASFVNMFMNQLWQLLSTFVLIGIVSTISLWAIMPLLILFYAAYLYYQSTAREVKRLDSITRSPVYAQFGEALNGLSTIRAFKAYDRMAKINGKSMDNNIRFTLANTSSNRWLTIRLETLGGIMIWLIATFAVMQNGRAENQVAFASTMGLLLSYTLNITNLLSGVLRQASRAENSLNAVERVGTYIDLPSEAPGMVESNRPPPAWPSSGSIKFEDVVLRYRPELPPVLHGLSFTVSPSEKVGIVGRTGAGKSSMLNALFRIVELERGKISIDGCDVSKFGLTDLRKVLSIIPQSPVLFSGTVRFNLDPFNEHTDADLWEALERAHLKDVIRKNSFGLAAEVSEGGENFSVGQRQLLSLARALLRRSKILVLDEATAAVDVRTDALIQRTIREEFKSCSMLIIAHRLNTIIDCDRILVLDAGQVLEHDTPEALLLREDSAFSRMVQSTGPANAQYLRSLVFEGKENKSGREETKRQDNQRRWLASSHWAAAAQFALAASLTSSQNELQRLDIDNNDNIIGKTKDAVITLQGVLEGKHNKDIDDTLDQYQVPRDRWWSALYRVIEGLAAMGRLGQRSLQQSGCDFEESSLDWEHVES, from the exons ATGGCTTCAGTTCTTAATGTTGATAAGTTATCCTCAACATTGAGAAACTCGTGGTCAGTTGAG ATTGGAAATGATCTTTCTCAGTTTGTGGGCCCTGTTTTGTTGAATCATCTCTTACAG TCAATGCAACGAGGCGATCCTGCCTGGATTGGTTACATCTAtgcattcttaatttttgttggGGTG TCATTTGGCGTGCTAACCGAAGCCCAGTATTTTCAGAATGTTTGGCGTGTTGGTTTCCGGCTGAGGTCAACTTTG GTGGCTGCTATATTTCGTAAAACTTTAAGACTAACCCATGAGGCTCGCAAGGATTTCCCATCTGGGAAAGTAACGAATATGATCACGACAGATGCGAATGCACTTCAG CAAATAAGCCAACAACTTCATGGTTTATGGTCAGCTCCATTCCGCATCACACTGTCTATGGTTCTTCTATACCAGCAATTGGGTGTTGCTTCGCTTTTAGGGTCACTAATGCTAGTGCTTATGGTTCCGCTACAG ACATTTATTATTAGCAAAATGAGGAAATTAACAAAGGAAGGACTGCAATGGACTGACAGAAGAGTCAGTCTCACAAATGAAATTTTGGCTGCCATGGACACTGTGAA ATGTTATGCATGGGAGAAGAGCTTCCAATCTAGAGTCCAAAGTATACGGGATGATGAGCTGTCATGGTTTCGCAAAGCACAATTCTTATCTGCT TTCAACAGTTTTATACTGAACAGCATCCCAGTTGTTGTGACGGTCGTTTCATTTGGAACATTCACTTTGCTGGGAGGGGATTTGACGCCAGCAAGGGCATTTACttcactctctctctttgcAGTGCTACGATTTCCTTTAAATATGCTTCCTAATTTATTAAGTCAG GTTGTAAATGCAAATGTATCGTTACAACGTCTTGAGGAACTACTTTTGGCTGAAGAGAGAATTTTGATGCCTAATTCACCACTTGAACCAGAGCTCCCAGCTGTCTCGATCAAAAATGGAAACTTTTCTTGGGATTCAAAG AGCCCTACgttatcaaatatcaatttggACATACCAGTTGGCAGCTTAGTTGCAATTGTTGGTGGAACTGGAGAAGGAAAGACATCACTTGTATCAGCAATGCTTGGCGAGTTGCCTCCTTTGAAAGATGCAAGCGTTGTTATCAGAGGGACTGTTGCCTATGTTCCCCAAATTTCATGGATTTTTAATGCTACA ttacgtaaaaatatattgtttggTTCTGAATTTGACCCTGCAAAATATTGGAAGACTATTGATGTCTCTGCATTACAGCATGATCTCGACTTACTTCCT GATCGTGATCTCACAGAGATTGGGGAAAGAGGGGTGAATATCAGTGGTGGGCAAAAGCAGAGAGTTTCTATGGCTAGGGCTGTCTATTCCAATTCAGACGTCTACATATTTGATGACCCTTTAAGTGCTCTAGATGCTCATGTTGGACGCCAG GTCTTCAACAGCTGTATCAAGGAAGAGTTGCGTGGGAAAACAAGGATCCTTGTTACAAACCAACTGCATTTTCTTCCTCATGTGGACAGAATTATTCTGGTTTCTGAAGGTATGATTAAAGAGGAGGGAACCTTTGAGGAGCTCTCGAAACATGGCAGGCTATTCCAGAAACTCATGGAAAATGCGgggaaaatggaagaaatgGAAGAACGGGAAGAAAAGGATGACAGCATAAACTCTAACCAGGAAGTCTCCAAACCAGTTGCTAATCAGGTGGTCCAGGTGAATGAATTTCCGAAAAATGAAAGCTACACCAAGAAAGGGAAAAGAGGGAGATCCGTGCTTGTCAAGCAAGAAGAAAGGGAAACAGGAATTGTCAGTGGGAGTGTTTTGACAAG GTACAAAAATGCATTAGGAGGTCTATGGGTAATTATGATACTTTTtgcatgctatttgtcaactGAAGTTCTTCGAATTTCAAGTAGCACTTGGTTAAGTTTCTGGACAGATCAAAGCACTTCAAAGAATTATAATCCTGGATTCTACATTGCCATCTACACAATTTTGGCTTTTGGTCAG GTGACTGTGACACTGCTGAACTCTTATTGGTTGATCATTTCAAGTCTTCGTGCAGCCAAAAGATTGCATGATTCCAtgctaaattcgattttaagAGCTCCAATGCTATTCTTCCACACTAATCCAATTGGACGCGTAATCAATAGGTTCTCAAGGGATCTAGGTGATATAGATCGCAATGTTGCTAGTTTTGTCAATATGTTTATGAACCAACTGTGGCAGCTCCTTTCAACTTTTGTTCTGATAGGCATTGTGAGCACTATATCACTATGGGCCATAATGCCACTTCTTATCTTGTTTTATGCCGCTTATCTATATTACCag AGTACAGCTCGCGAAGTGAAACGCTTAGACTCCATTACCAGATCCCCTGTTTATGCTCAATTTGGAGAAGCACTAAATGGTTTGTCAACCATTCGTGCATTCAAAGCATATGATAGGATGGCCAAAATCAATGGAAAGTCGATGGATAATAACATCAGATTTACCCTTGCAAATACTAGTTCAAATCGTTGGCTCACCATCCGGTTGGAAACACTAGGAGGCATCATGATTTGGTTGATAGCAACTTTTGCAGTCATGCAGAATGGAAGAGCAGAAAATCAGGTCGCATTTGCATCTACGATGGGTTTACTTCTCAGTTATACTTTGAACATCACCAATCTGTTGAGTGGCGTATTGAGACAAGCAAGCAGGGCTGAGAATAGTTTAAATGCCGTTGAGCGTGTTGGAACATATATAGATCTTCCTTCTGAAGCTCCGGGCATGGTAGAGAGTAATCGCCCCCCACCTGCTTGGCCTTCATCAGGATCAATAAAGTTTGAGGACGTCGTCCTACGCTATAGGCCTGAACTTCCTCCAGTCTTGCATGGGTTATCATTCACAGTTTCACCAAGTGAGAAAGTGGGAATAGTTGGAAGAACTGGTGCCGGAAAATCTAGCATGCTTAATGCTTTATTTCGAATTGTAGAACTGGAAAGGGGGAAAATATCCATTGATGGTTGTGATGTCTCTAAGTTTGGGTTAACTGATTTGCGAAAAGTTCTTAGTATCATACCACAATCACCAGTTCTTTTCTCTG GAACTGTGAGGTTCAATCTTGATCCGTTTAATGAGCACACTGATGCTGATCTTTGGGAGGCTTTAGAGAGGGCACATCTGAAGGATGTCATCAGGAAGAATTCCTTTGGTCTGGCCGCTGAG GTCTCAGAGGGAGGCGAGAATTTCAGTGTTGGACAGAGACAACTGTTAAGTCTTGCTCGAGCACTGCTGCGAAGATCAAAGATTCTTGTTCTGGATGAAGCAACTGCAGCTGTTGATGTCAGGACAGATGCTCTTATCCAGAGAACCATACGTGAAGAATTCAAATCCTGCTCAATGCTAATTATTGCACACAGATTAAATACCATAATTGACTGTGATCGAATTCTTGTGCTTGATGCTGGGCAG GTTTTAGAACATGATACTCCAGAAGCACTACTATTGAGAGAGGACAGTGCATTCTCCAGGATGGTTCAGAGTACAGGGCCTGCAAATGCTCAGTACTTACGTAGCCTAGTTTTTGAAGGCAAAGAGAACAAGTCAGGCAGGGAAGAAACAAAGAGACAGGATAACCAGAGGAGATGGCTGGCCTCTTCCCACTGGGCTGCAGCTGCTCAGTTTGCTTTAGCTGCTAGTCTGACTTCTTCGCAAAATGAACTTCAAAGGCTGGATATTGAtaacaatgataatattatcggaaaaacaaaagatgcaGTCATAACACTGCAGGGAGTTTTGGAGGGGAAACACAATAAAGACATAGATGACACACTAGATCAGTACCAAGTTCCCAGGGATAGATGGTGGTCCGCTCTCTATAGAGTAATTGAAG GTCTTGCTGCGATGGGCAGATTGGGCCAGCGCAGTCTTCAACAATCGGGGTGCGATTTTGAAGAAAGCTCCTTAGATTGGGAGCATGTTGAAAGTTAG